The following are encoded in a window of Sulfitobacter sp. S190 genomic DNA:
- a CDS encoding MarR family winged helix-turn-helix transcriptional regulator — protein sequence MADDKNTLAILLFSEILGTDQILRNRLAKVLPKGMELSHFSVLNHLAWREVERTPAQLAETFHVTRGAMSNTLSKLEWAGYIHMRPDWDDARRKLITISPSGRKARDAALSLITPMISQVADELGEDKVRAVIPTLRELRRKMT from the coding sequence ATGGCAGACGACAAGAACACGTTGGCGATACTCCTGTTCAGCGAGATTTTGGGCACCGACCAGATCTTGCGCAACAGGCTTGCCAAGGTTTTGCCGAAGGGAATGGAGCTGTCACATTTCTCCGTTCTCAATCACCTTGCCTGGCGCGAGGTCGAACGCACCCCCGCGCAACTGGCGGAAACCTTTCATGTGACGCGCGGCGCGATGAGCAATACCCTGAGCAAACTCGAATGGGCGGGCTATATCCACATGCGGCCCGATTGGGATGACGCGCGGCGCAAACTGATCACGATCAGCCCCTCCGGTCGCAAGGCGCGCGACGCGGCGCTGAGCCTGATCACGCCGATGATTTCCCAGGTCGCCGATGAGTTGGGCGAAGACAAGGTCCGCGCCGTTATTCCGACCTTGCGCGAACTGCGCCGCAAAATGACCTGA
- the ubiG gene encoding bifunctional 2-polyprenyl-6-hydroxyphenol methylase/3-demethylubiquinol 3-O-methyltransferase UbiG: MQAQDTTVDPSEIAKFEAMAAEWWDPTGKFKPLHMLNPCRLDYITNQIAGEFDRDLKTKDPFEGLRILDIGCGGGLLSEPMARLGATVVGADAAAGNIPVARIHAEQSGLTIDYRHTTAEDLADAGEQFDVVINMEVVEHVASPISYLTACRKLLKPGGLHICSTLNRNPKSYMMAIVGAEHVMRWLPKGTHEWSKFITPDELFDLLRKAGLDPVDRKGFVFNPLLWSWSISDKDLSVNYVTASLKPQQT; the protein is encoded by the coding sequence ATGCAAGCGCAGGATACCACAGTTGATCCCTCCGAAATCGCGAAATTCGAAGCCATGGCCGCGGAATGGTGGGACCCGACAGGCAAATTCAAACCGTTGCACATGCTCAATCCGTGCCGTCTGGATTACATCACAAACCAGATCGCCGGAGAATTTGACCGCGACCTGAAGACCAAGGACCCCTTCGAGGGGTTGCGCATTCTCGATATCGGGTGCGGCGGCGGATTGCTGTCTGAACCGATGGCGCGTCTGGGCGCGACCGTGGTGGGCGCAGACGCTGCGGCAGGCAACATTCCGGTCGCACGGATCCACGCAGAGCAATCGGGGCTGACCATCGACTATCGCCATACCACAGCCGAAGATCTGGCCGACGCGGGCGAGCAATTCGATGTCGTCATCAACATGGAGGTGGTCGAGCACGTGGCCTCTCCGATCAGCTATCTCACGGCCTGCCGCAAACTGCTCAAACCGGGCGGGCTGCACATCTGCTCCACGCTCAACCGCAATCCCAAAAGCTATATGATGGCGATCGTGGGCGCGGAACACGTGATGCGCTGGCTGCCCAAAGGAACGCATGAGTGGTCAAAATTCATCACACCCGACGAATTGTTCGACCTGCTGCGCAAGGCAGGTCTGGACCCGGTGGACCGAAAGGGTTTCGTGTTTAATCCGCTGCTGTGGAGCTGGTCCATCTCAGACAAGGATCTGAGTGTGAACTACGTCACCGCGAGCCTTAAGCCACAACAGACGTGA
- the pip gene encoding prolyl aminopeptidase, giving the protein MDKFPDQKRAVQYLYPPLDPYDRRMLAVGDGHEVYLEQCGNPNGTPVVVLHGGPGGGCSPSMRRYFDPEKFRIILFDQRGCGRSKPHASVSNNTTWHLVADIELIRETLGIDRWVVFGGSWGATLSLIYAQTHPAAVSHLVLRGVFLMTQSELDWFYGGGAGKFWPEVWSRFTALVPEDERGDYIQAYHRRLFSDDLSLQTRFARAWSGWENALASIHSAGQMIEGPGEYARAFARLENHYFINAGFLEYDGQILDQMDRIADIPGVIVQGRYDMICPPTSAYAIAKVWPKAELKMVRNAGHALSEPGISAELVRAMDRIAP; this is encoded by the coding sequence ATGGATAAATTTCCCGATCAAAAGCGCGCAGTGCAGTATCTGTACCCGCCTCTCGATCCGTACGACCGGCGGATGCTGGCAGTCGGGGATGGCCATGAAGTGTATCTGGAGCAATGCGGCAATCCCAACGGCACGCCTGTTGTGGTGCTGCACGGGGGCCCCGGCGGAGGCTGCAGCCCGTCGATGCGGCGCTATTTCGATCCGGAGAAATTCCGCATTATCCTGTTTGACCAACGGGGGTGCGGACGCTCCAAGCCGCATGCGTCGGTGAGCAACAATACGACCTGGCATCTGGTTGCGGACATCGAGCTGATTCGCGAAACGCTTGGCATCGACCGTTGGGTGGTTTTCGGTGGCAGCTGGGGTGCGACACTTTCGCTAATCTATGCGCAGACGCATCCCGCCGCGGTGAGCCATCTGGTGCTGCGCGGCGTGTTCCTGATGACCCAGTCCGAGCTGGATTGGTTCTACGGTGGCGGTGCGGGCAAATTCTGGCCCGAGGTCTGGTCGCGGTTCACCGCGCTGGTGCCCGAAGACGAGCGGGGCGATTATATTCAGGCCTATCACCGCAGGCTGTTTTCGGACGACCTGTCGTTGCAAACGCGCTTTGCACGGGCGTGGTCGGGCTGGGAAAACGCACTGGCATCGATCCATTCTGCAGGGCAGATGATCGAGGGCCCGGGCGAATACGCGCGGGCATTCGCGCGGCTCGAGAACCACTATTTCATCAATGCGGGTTTTCTGGAGTACGACGGTCAGATCCTCGACCAGATGGACCGCATCGCCGATATCCCAGGTGTGATCGTGCAGGGGCGCTATGACATGATCTGTCCGCCGACCAGTGCCTATGCCATCGCGAAGGTCTGGCCTAAGGCGGAATTGAAGATGGTGCGCAACGCGGGCCACGCGCTGAGCGAGCCGGGCATCAGCGCAGAGCTGGTGCGCGCGATGGACAGGATTGCGCCATGA
- a CDS encoding ABC transporter substrate-binding protein: MTRRGPMDRRALFASGAAAALLAATGISAGPLPQRGGQLRLALSGAARSDDWISGDGLFMQVARQGLVFETLTEVAADGTLRAELATGWTASPDAREWRFDLREDAVFHDGTPMTAQDVAASLSACHTVYTGCAHSVHITCDTPDPSLPFKLADVAHVIRPAHAPDAGIGTGLYAVERFRPGQQLITRRVARHHKDGRAGWFDRVELVSIPSAEVRAQAIAEYMVDAADLEDTRALQAFDDIAVMPGQAVSRGIATPLVLSEARPLDNLRAPQRWWVV; the protein is encoded by the coding sequence ATGACGCGGCGGGGCCCCATGGACCGGCGGGCGTTGTTCGCCAGCGGTGCGGCGGCCGCACTTTTGGCGGCGACGGGCATCAGCGCGGGGCCATTGCCACAGCGCGGCGGCCAGTTGCGGCTGGCGCTTTCGGGCGCGGCGCGCAGTGACGACTGGATCAGCGGTGACGGGCTTTTCATGCAGGTCGCGCGGCAGGGGCTGGTCTTCGAGACACTGACCGAAGTGGCTGCGGACGGCACCTTGCGGGCGGAGCTTGCAACGGGGTGGACAGCATCGCCGGACGCGCGCGAATGGCGGTTCGATTTGCGCGAGGATGCGGTTTTTCACGACGGTACGCCGATGACCGCGCAGGACGTCGCCGCGAGTTTGAGCGCCTGTCACACAGTGTACACCGGGTGTGCACACAGTGTGCACATCACGTGCGACACCCCCGATCCGAGCCTGCCGTTCAAATTGGCCGATGTTGCGCATGTGATCCGGCCCGCCCATGCGCCCGACGCAGGCATCGGCACAGGCCTTTATGCGGTGGAGCGGTTCCGGCCCGGCCAGCAGTTGATCACGCGGCGGGTTGCGCGGCACCACAAGGACGGACGGGCGGGATGGTTCGACCGGGTGGAGCTGGTGTCGATCCCGTCGGCGGAGGTCCGTGCGCAGGCCATCGCGGAATACATGGTCGATGCCGCCGATCTGGAAGACACGCGCGCCTTGCAGGCGTTCGACGACATCGCGGTGATGCCGGGGCAGGCCGTTTCGCGCGGTATTGCAACGCCTCTGGTTCTGTCGGAGGCGCGACCGCTCGACAATCTGCGCGCGCCACAGCGGTGGTGGGTCGTCTGA
- the rimP gene encoding ribosome maturation factor RimP — MTNDLIAKAAIDQRLAEIITPVIEDMGFELVRVRLMSGKSTTLQVMADRPDGGIEVDDCAQISTAIGAVLDVEDPILDEYALEVSSPGIDRPLTRLKDFEAFEGYEAKIETADMIDGRRRFKGELAGVEGDEVLINLDEGTVGLKFDWLSDAKLVLTDELITEMLRQRKASGAIDEDNFDELQTEDGSDEGED; from the coding sequence ATGACCAACGATCTGATTGCAAAAGCCGCCATCGACCAGCGCCTGGCCGAGATCATCACACCGGTGATCGAGGACATGGGGTTCGAGTTGGTGCGCGTGCGTCTGATGTCGGGTAAGTCCACGACCTTGCAGGTCATGGCCGACCGTCCCGACGGCGGCATCGAAGTGGACGACTGCGCACAGATCAGCACCGCGATCGGTGCCGTTCTGGATGTGGAAGACCCCATTCTGGATGAATACGCGCTGGAAGTGTCCAGCCCCGGTATCGACCGGCCCCTGACCCGCCTGAAGGATTTCGAGGCGTTCGAGGGGTATGAGGCCAAGATCGAGACGGCCGACATGATCGACGGCCGCCGCCGTTTCAAGGGCGAGCTGGCGGGGGTCGAGGGCGACGAGGTTCTGATCAATCTCGACGAGGGCACCGTGGGTTTGAAATTCGACTGGCTGTCGGATGCCAAGCTGGTGCTGACGGACGAGCTGATCACGGAAATGCTGCGCCAGCGCAAAGCGTCGGGCGCGATCGATGAAGACAACTTTGACGAACTACAGACCGAAGACGGATCTGATGAGGGAGAAGACTAA